The genomic region AAACCTGATTGAAATGCATGTTAAGTGTTCCAGATGCCATGAATTTCAATGGGAATTGTACATGAGAATTTCCTGGTAAACATTGTCCCTAAATTAGACATTACAGAAAACCTGTGTAACCAACCCATTTTTTATTCCAGAAATGCCAGCTCTGATAGAGGGGCAATGAGAATCAgctgagggggaagagggggtaaattttctccaccctcccctcctctgctctaGACTGACCATTTCCCTATTCCTCCACATGGTATTCCAAATACATTCTTGTGAGGGTGAGGGGTAGATGTACGACTTCTGCAATCCAGTGAGTTGTCGTGGACTTAGTCTTAAAGTCCAGAGAGCTGTGCTTTTGCATGAGGGAAGAGTGTTCAGGATGAGAAGCTCaccccctccttctccaggctTGCTAGCCTCCTAGTGGCTAGACCATGCTTCCAACAAAGTACAGGAAATAGCTTGGCATACCAGTGGCTGGAGTCTGAACAAGACCACTTGATGTGTTCGGCATGGTTGTCCTATGATTATTTTTCAAAACAAGGGAGGAGGCATTTCATTTGGCTCTGTCTCTTATGTAGGGTTGCCTTACCCCCCCGGCAGGAGGGgcggggagacctggcacttaccttcttctttcattttcttcttctttacttctggtgacatcaccgCGCAGGCACAGGGGGCATTCCTGTTTCACAGcagactgatttgggcctcaaatgggccaagtttagcccatttggggcccagatcagcccgTGGCAAAGCGCAGAAGTGCTACCAGGGTGGCACAACGATGtcagtgacgtcatcgtgccaccccaggaccgtgcctgggaggcccgttcccatgccttcctcccccaccagcaagGTAAATggaggcggggggtggagggtgaaagcgtgggatctccagcccccagcaggggaatgggatccctactcttatggcagccattttgggtttggctctgctgcctgtggcaaccattttggggTGGTGCACACCTCTCAAAATTATAAAGATTCCTGAAAGCTCAAAAAGGATAGTGACCCCTGTACAAGACCCCACTCAGCAGTGCATTTAATTGGGTGAATTTGGACCAGTCACTTTatgtcagcctaacttacttcacaaggTCATGGTGTGTGGACAGAGTGGAGAACCACGCAGATAATCTTCAACTCCTTGTAGGAAGAATGAGATGACAGTGTGGCAGATATAGGCATATTTTCTTGTGACATTTGATCCCCGATCTATAACCCAGTAGGACTAGAATGGACAAGACGTTTACTTAAGGCAACTACGTGCAATCAGGTGGCACATGCTGACTTCTCATTAATTTCTGGAGGATTTCCACAAGAGAATTTCATTCAAGATTGTGTCAATTGTTCCTATATgaatcctgctttttaaaaaattaagttctTTGCTGTTATTTTATGTACTATTCCTGAGTTTTACAAACTTTGAATCTCCAACATGTTAATGAGTCATTATTTCACATTCATCACCAGGATCAATATTCTTTAGAACCAttgcactcagggccaagctacaagtgacgaatgacacttgaacggcaagtgtatttctctctgttcacttgccctccacttgcgctccactcaatccacttgccgttcaagtatcagtttggccctcagtttcactAGAGGAGGAATATCTTTGTGAATGtggttagatcaagatggatagccgtgctagtctgtctgtagcagtagaaaagagcaagagtccagtagcacctataagactaacaaaatttgtggtagggtatgagctttcgtgagagaTTATTGAAAAGCTGTGGGagattatttttgaaaaattaacctTCTCCTTCTATTTTCTCTCTTAGGCTATGATCGCTTGCTACCCTGGGAATGGAACTGGCTATGTGCGCCATGTAGACAACCCCAATGGCGATGGACGTTGCATCACGTGCATTTACTACCTGAATAAAAACTGGGATTCAAAGGTAAGCTGGACAAGACATTTTGAGATACACATGAAAAGAAATTCTCAAAGTAGCTTATTTTATCACCCATTTATCTAACACTTATTCTCCACTGAGTTCTGAGCAGCATATGTCATTCTGTTCACCTCTACTTTtactcacaacagctctgtgaggtagatcaggctaaGAGAGCATGACTGATACAAGCAAGCTTTATGGTTTAGGGAGCGTTTGAGTCTGATCTCTGCAGTCCCTGGTGAACATCCTAACCTCTCTTTCGTGTTGGCTGTCTCATGTATCTATTTGTTCTCTGTTCTGATATCACAGTATATTCCTGTCTTCTCTTCCGCACTCTAGATCATCTGCTCCCTCAACTGACTCTGCCCTTTTCCCCTTGTTGCACTTAATGCCTGGAACAACCTTCTACAACACCTCCATGATGTCTTCTCTCTTGCTCCCTGCAAACACACACCTCTTCCCTGAAGGTTTTGGCACAACATGTTAGTCTCTATCCTCTACTGAAACTAAGTATAAGATTGAAGGCACAGTCTTCTCTTACTTATCCTTGCctttccctctcttccccttgTTGTTTTCCTTGACTTAAATTTCAGATTGTAGGCTCTTCCAGATAGGAACCTATTATCCTATACTTGCCATGGATGTTGATGATACTATGTACATTAAATAAATGTTCAGACCATTGCTTCTAGTTGCATAGGCTTGGATCTTAAGGGTGTAGTCAACATGAGAGCAGTTCCTCCAACAGAACGGCATTTCTGTTTGTAGAGGAGATGGGGATGGTTTCTGCCAGTTTCCCTTGTGCTACAGAATCCCACTTTGTCCAGCACATGGTTCTTCAGGATCCACTGACCCACTGGAGCACAGTTTGAGGGGTGGGAGACAGCAGGTTGCAGTGGGAGGGTGGGCAAGTTGCCTTCCTCAAATACGAGTCTGGTTTTACTGTTAGGAACACAGTTGGTAGCAAGTCCATTCAAAAAATATAAAGAGAAAATTTGTTTTCttgttaatttcttcttattTTGGATCTTTATTAGGATTCTCAGGAAGGCTGGTTGTTCATTGTTTAAAGAAATTGATAATGAAGGTTTTAGCTTGGATGAGCAAAAATTACACCCACAAAAATCATGGAATCTGACAGCTGAAAGAGATTAAATAATGAATGAGAGGGCAGGTTGAGGTCCTATCACCTGAGCATgaacttttaaagaaaaacttaAACATTTGTGCATACACGGTGTTCTTTTTGGGCCTTGTATTATGTATAAGAAAATAATGGAAAGCTTTATTCATTGAGAGTTTTTCCTCCCCTGCATACCTTAGGTCCTTGTAAAAAAGTAATGCATTGCTAAAATACCTGTTTGGGAGCTTGGAGGCAGGTTGTCATACATCAGATGCCAAAAGAAGTTGGCATTGTGTCCTTACAGTTGCTGTCTATCAAAAGCATAGCTTTTTCAAAGCCCTGAAGCTGgatttacactttttaaaaagaaatagtaATGTTCAGCCCATGTGGATGCTAAGGAAAGTTTCAGCGTTTGCTCGTAATATGAGAGAAGGTTGAGAGTCTAAAGTCTTGGAGTAGGGAACGGGAGAGTCATGCCCTTGGGTTCAAACTGATTTCTGTCAGATGGATGGTTCCTTGTATAGATTGTATACTTCAATATCAGTCCATGTCATTTCACGCACTTTGTTTGTATCTCTGTGACTACATTTTTGGATGTATCCTTAAAAATTTTCCAAGTGTGAATGTAACAAACCTATGCATTCTCCAGATAACACACTTCAGGAAGTCAGGATTGGCTACGATTCCCTGTTGAATGTGCATTTGATGGTAAACCTGGCTTTACCACTATGTAATGTGTGAACTGATCCACACTGAGTCCAAAGATACAAAGTATGCAGCTTTGTCTTTCTCTTCCTATTTCAAAAAGCAGAAAGAACACATTTTATTTCATGTTCATTCCTTTGGTGGTATTACTCTATTCCATGTGTTTCTTCTTGTTTTGCAATTCAAGAATGATCTAAAGGCAGCTTCTTACCAGAGTTTTGTACTGAGTAATACCCAGATACAAAATACCTATAGCCTACATTGGTTATtggtttaaataataataataataataataatgtcattGGTAAATTGCATTTCAGAGAATAATGTAGGCAATAAAAGACATGTGCATCTTACATAGATCATTCAAGGACATCAGCTACATCTTGTCAGCTTGTGTCCCAAGGCCTTAGCCAGCCTTAGTACCCTACAGTCATGGCTGGCTCTGGGGACTGTGGGAGCAAAGCTGGCTTTGCAGACTGCTTGATTAGATTTCTGGTCTCAGAGTAGGGTTTCCCCAAAGTATAAAGTATCTGCCTTTTCCTGCTGTGCTTCTTGTGAGGAAAAGTGTTGAACACAAATCACAAGCTGCTGCATACCTTAAGGCTTTTAACCAGCATTTGTGTAAGAGTGGATGGCAGTACTGAAAGCACAAGCAGCAGTGTGATGCAAATAAATTATCCAAGCTGTTGAACAGATCAGTACTAAGCAGAGCtactgcagtcattccattgaaATCTCTGGAATTAGGCAGGAGAAACTCTGCATCAAAGTATGTTAGCATAAGAGTGAGAAACAGTTGTCATTAGGCAGTGAAAACTTTGTTTccggtaggtagctgtgttgatctgcagtagaacagcagaaattgagtccagtggcaccttagagaccaacaagtccAGTTTATGCACACCACTGTACAAATGCAGGACAGAAGCTTAAGAACTACCTTATACAGGAAACCTACTGATCGGCAAACATATCTACACGCCTCCAGTCACTATCCTAAGTACACCCAACAGTCACCTGCAGCTAAGCTCAATGTTACAGCCATAtctgttccaatccctctgcGATTTtcatctacaacagacatttttggaattacaatacTCATTTGATGTAGTAAGGATATATCTTTCTAAGGGATAACCTGCTAGAGGATAACcctaacaaaacaacaacagaacaccatatagctttcagctcaaaccagttcaacacctCATTAATTGCCTGCAACCTGTGCTGGACAATGGCACTCTTTTCTCACGAGCATTGGGAGGCATACCTTTTCTTGCCCATAGATAGCCCCATAATCTTAACTTCTCACTCACAGTAATGTACTTTCTAACACGGACACAGATTCAGGGACCAGGGCCTGTAATAAAACaaaatgccaactctgtccccatttTCCCTCAGTCAACaccatcactggacctaacaccaTCAGTTATACTacctcaggttcattcacttattgattgattgatcgatttTATCCCATTTATATCTCTCCCTccacgcaagcaggctcagggcgagtcaCAACAATAATAATTCATGCAATGAAAATGTAATTTAAAGTAGAGATAAatcacataaaaacaataatttaaaagtTCTCTGCCATGAAATCCAAAAAGGCTGCAAATGGAGCCATAAAGTGCAGACAGTGAGATTGATCTACTAGCACATCCAGGGTGGCATGGTATAGCGGGCATGGAAAGGGCATGGGCAGCTAGTGGAGACAGATCGCTGGCacctcagccataggcctggtggaacatttccatcttacaggccctgcagaattgCAACAGATTCTtcagggcccaggtctccattggaAGAGCATGCCACTTGTTCATCTTTTAGTGtcatatatgctatcaagtgtcagcaatgcctttcCAGTCTCCACATCAGACAACTGTCAGTTCCTGCACAGAATAAATCGACATAAATTTGacataaaaatcacaacactctgagcagaaccacaagtgacaaaaggcacagattggacacttgtcagcttccctcaagttttgatgggaaatgtaggcatcctggtctcgcagcttcactctctgactgctgtccaatggacttttcaactgtcacttgtccaacattccgcctacatttcccatcaaaacttgagggaagcagacaagtgtccaatctgtgccttttgtcacttgtggttctgctctcagaaacCACTGTACCTTTACATTCTGACTTCTTTCATTCCTCCATCCCTCCCACTTCCTGATCAGATATAAAGGTTCAGAGATCTCTACTGCTccctttatctgaagaagggagctttgattctcacaACCTTGAAcatcttgttcgtctctaaggtgccactggactcaaatcctaatgAAAACATTCACATGGAAGTTTACTGTCATTAAAATTTCCTTTGCTTCTCTGCAGAGAAACATCAGGTACTAAAGTCTTGGCAAGTGGTGCattctctctttctatgaatagtTTGTTTTTTATGGACAGTACAAATTGTTGTAAAACACAATCACTGCAATACACAAATGAAGTTAAACAGCATAAAAAAGAGTCACTTATATACATGTTAAATAATAAAGTAAGCAGGAACTAGAACAGTATCATAAAAGCCTTTTTATAGAGCCAGATTTCTTTTGTTTCTAGTCTTTGAGAGCAATCCTGAACAGATCTGCTTAGAGTCCTACTTTGGTCTTACTTCAGTGGGACTTCCtatcaggaaagtgttcttagaattgcacagaATGTCATGTCATCAAATACAACTGTTCTTTTGAgaaataattttatatttattccattGGCAGCCAATCTTAATTACATTAAATTTAACAGGTATGGGGAAGTTGTTAGTGCTGAGTGACTCTCTATTATGGTTTATCTTTAATATTTTTGTCTTTTAAATTAAACATTCTATACCATTTCTTATGTGcttaagaagaaaattgattttaaGGTATGCTTGTGAATAAGAGTATAAAATCGAAGagttcttttatttctctttctttttccaaaaGTTGCATGGTGGGATTCTACGAATATTCCCAGAGGGGAAGTCCTATGTAGCCGATGTTGAACCCATCTTTGACAGATTACTTTTCTTCTGGTCAGATCGAAGGAACCCACATGAAGTGCAGCCTTCCTATGCAACGAGGTAATTAATATGTGGTTTTGTCTTCATGGATCCAGAGAAACAGGCCCATCACTCAGAGGTGGACCACATGATTTGTAAGCATTAGGCCAGGTTCAATCCCTCGCATCTCCAGTTACAGGATTTCAGGTAGTAGAACTGAGAAAAACTTCTGCCTGGAGAGTAGCCATTATGGAGCCAACTGGGCTAGGAGCCTACCTCCACATAAACTAACTCCTTATGTTCATAAAAGGCCCAACTTAGGCCTGCTATTAGTACTATAATTGACTTTCCCAAAACATTTCTGCATTTCCAGCAAAAGCTGTGTGAGACAGGTTTAATACTCACAAAACTAGATAGATATATGTGTGTAGTATGCAAGAAGGTACCTTGCCTGTGGTTTTGCTGTTTTTGTGGTTTACCAGTTTTTCGCATTTAAGGTTCAAAATTAATCTCATTGTGCTGTACTGCTAACTGGTATTCATTATGCATATATTAGCTATGAACATATGGAGCTAACTTTTATTGTGTCAGACCACAGGCCTATCGAGATCTGCTGTGACTGGCATGTgctctccaggatttcaggtagaggcctttcacattacctactgcctGACCCTTTTAAACTGGATCTGCcggggattgaacatgggactttctgcatacaaagcagatgctttactgtTGAGCCACAGCTTTTCCCCAAGGTgacctgcaaggaaacatgatGACATTTCCACCCTCCAACCCAGACCTCTTGCCCATGAAAGCTGTAATGGGCTTGAGCAGGCCAGTTTCCCCACAGTTCTTTttttgtccctttaacagaatcAGCTGCTCTCAGTATTATTAGGGTGCTGGGCATGCTAAAGCTTTATTTGGCTGTTTTGGAAGAAggttcttattttatttacaaaccAGTTTTTTCCTGCATTCTTGTGGAGCTCACAGAGAACTTCACCGCCCCCAAATCCATCTGCTGTGGGCTCCATCAGAAGTTTTTATAAGAGGCATTTAACCATTAAGTTTGCTGACAAATGGAACAAGGTGCAGTGTGCGAGCGAGTGAGCTAAGGTGAAGATAAACCATTTGGAAAATCCTTATCCCATACCTACCTCCCAAATCACCCTCTTCAAGATTCTAATTCCTCAGGCTAATTCCCCCATTCTCAATATTCTTGCCCTCCCACAGCATGCTCAGTCTTAATCAGGCAAGTGTGGTTGGGGATCATTTGACTAATttgcaaagtcatatttttctgcacaaCTGGGAAATTCCTCCTAAGGGAACTGAAACATTTATGTTGGCCAGTAAACCACCCACCTAATTGTTAGATACAGTCATCAATGCATGACTTTATATAAAATAATATGCAGATGAAGGTTGGCCTGATGGCTTACGAGGTTTCCATTGTGTCTCAGGATGCTGAATGTTGTCCAGTCCTGTCCAAAAAGACTGCTGGTGCTTGGGAATCTTCTTCACCCAGGCTCGGTACACACAAACAAACTTTGGCAGGGCAGATGTTTTAAATGCAGTGCAGACATGCAGCAAAATAGTTGTGGGCAGTGGATTCCCTCACATCCACTCTGTCACTACAAACTCCAGCAAGAGTATGCATTGCTAGCTTGTGCAAGTCAACCCTCAACACCTTTTACATGTCCCTCAACTACCATGACTGTTGCTAGGTCTTGTTTTTTGTTCCCCAAATCAGGACATGTATACAGATTTCGTTCATTTCAATGGCAGCATGCATTAAGCAATTGGGCATCTATTTACCCGAACACACAAGTTAGGCACATTTTGGGAGGCCCATTTTGGGCACAGTTCCGAGTGTTGGTCCTTAGAATATTGCTAGATAATATCTCATAGTTGCAACTTAGGCAAGTTGTTTGGTGTTCCATTGATGTTTACAGGGATCTAGTATTTGAGGGAGATGGATGCAGAAAACCAATTATATTTTTCTACCTATACATACACTTGGTGTGAACAGAGTTCTGGTGTCCATGCCTAGACACCTACAGTCTCATCTGGTAGCTTTGTAATGCATTCTGAATGTTGCAGTAAATCCCAGTTTCATTATTTTTGTATAAAAGGGGAAAATCTAATGATCTGTTTCTAGTTGGGTAGCTTTTGAAGATGTAAATCGATTTCTTCTCCTTTACAGATATGCCATGACTGTATGGTATTTTGATGCTGAAGAAAGAGCAGAAGCCAAAAAGAAATTCAGGAATTTAGTTGGTATGATAAGTTATTTACAATATTATTAAATTTGTATAACCATCATATAGCACTTTGGGACATCACCAGATCACTAGAATTAATTGCAGAGGGATTCACACCTATGGCCTGATCTTGTGAAAGCATTCTGAGTGTGGGAATTCTGTGCAAAGAAATAGTGCCCTGGGTATGCTGCAGCATGGGTTAAGCAATTGGGCATCTGTTTCCCTAACATGCCTTGTGCGGTCTTGGTGTCTTCCAAAGGGGCAGCATGCGCAGTCTTCTAGTTCCCACACTTCTCTTGATTAGCTGCTGATCTTTACAGAGATCAGATAGTGTCACTTCTTTATATTGAGGTCCAGAATGCATGTTATGGGGAATCTGTAGTTTTGGGGAATGGGCTTGTAGCACTgttgcagagcatctgcttggcatgcagaaggtctcaggttcaatacccggcatctccagttaaagggttcAGGTGGTAAGTGATGTGAGATTGCTACAATACATGGGTTTCTTTAGTGGTACTTAGGTCTGTGTAAGGGATTGTGCATGTCCTTGCACAGGCAGAAGAATATTGTTGGATTTAGTATCCACTGCAGTGTACAGCAGGCCTTCAGTGAACAGAAGACTCCTGCATGCAGAAAGGCCCCTTTGGATGTAACCCAGATTTTCTCCATATCCTGGAAGCAGTAGTCTGTGCAGCAGAGATTGAGACAGAGAAATTCTTTGCTCATGGATATCACGTTTGGCTTCTTTAATGATACGTTACCCGGGGGGAGGTGGTTGCCACACATGActcataatgtgtagtttgggaTGAAACAGTTTTAGAAATGCTAAACATCTTGCAGGTTTAGCATTTCTGCTGAGCTCCAGTACATTTCTGCCCCATCCTTCCTTCCAGAAGCACAGGGCAACACGTGTAATGTTGTTGCTTCATATTggcctcataacaatcctgtgagataggttaggcaaagagagagagacaagctCAGCATTGCCCAACTTCATAGCCAAGTGAGGATTTTAATCTAGGTCTTCTTGATCCTAGGCCAAGCCCTTTCCAGTATAATATACTGTTCTGTTCACATAAGAGACTTAGGCAATGCCCTTGAGGAGCTAGTTGAGATAAAAGGCAAAATCGGGTTTTGGTTGTCATTTCTCTTTGTCTGAGTCAGCAATACTGGCTTGAAATTATCTGGGATACCTGAAGCACATTAATAATTCTTGATGCATTGTCACAATACATAAAAGCATATTTCCTAGTCCACTACAGAAATCCAGTAGCCCATTCTTTCTGCATGTCATTATATAACCTGTAGCCTTTTTGAGAGGAGTGGGGCCCTCACTGAAATAAAAAGCAAAACTCACATTAACATCCAAAATGCCTTTCTCAAGGAAAAAGAAGTGGGtctgaagagagagagaacatctgGTATTGTTCGTGTTGGATATATTTGCCTTTTAACTGTGccctcattttttcccccttataGATGCTGGGAAGACAGAAGCAGTTCTCAATGAAGACTGAGTAGTGACTTCCCAGTGTAGCTCTTTAGTAGTGATATTTTGGGGACTCTTTGCAAGCAATAAGATCCAAAGACAACATGGTTACTGGACACTCTTCTTACCTGCGGATATGCACTGTTTGGGGCACTGTTTGGTATTTGCATATTATACTGATGGTACTTATGGCAGCCTCCTAGCCAACCCATTGGGCATAAAAGCACCCCTGTTTTCTACTTGCCTTTCACAGAAGAATGCCACCAGAGTTTTTAGAAAATGAAGAAGATCGCCAAGCTCTCCTGCTAATGTCAACCAACAGGCCTTTAGCCTTAAAAGATACTAAACATTCAAAATACCTGGGGAAACCTGACTCTTATTTGCACTTTATTTAAATATTCTGGTTCAATGGGAAGGAGCTTTATAAAGGAACTTCAGTGGCAGACTGCAGATGGCAATCAGGAATGCAAAATAGAACTGTGAGGTTGCAGAGCGCCAACTTGGTTATGCTCAACATGGGGCCTTTGATGGGTTGCCTGGTCACTTTGCTGTACAGACTATTGGCTTAACTGTCTTGTATCATTAATTTCTAAAAAGGATAAGCCTCCCATTTGCCATAAAACTGCCTGGATTTGATCCACATTGCTAAAGTTGAGCAGCGGCAGCGGTTCCATTGCTTGGCCTTTCCAAGCCCCAGGACAGGGGCAGAAGCAGTTGCGCAGCTGTCTACTATTTTGTGAAAAACATTCTCTTTCTGCTATCTGATGGATCTGTGTATCCTTTTTTAAACTCTGGGAAAAGTTAATTACAAACTAAATGTGTTAATGCCaagaaattcattttttaaaaaaaaacaacaacagatctTCCACCAGCCGCGCATTGAATGACAGAAGTGGAACTCTGAGAATCCAGCTTTATGTTTGTTACACTGAAACAAATGCATTGCAGATAACTGTAGCCAATTAATGATGTGGGATGCAATCTTAAATCAAGCTGTGATTAAATTTCTCAGTCACATAGATGGGGCTAAGGATTGTAGCATTGGATCTTAAACCTAATCACAGTTGTTTTTGAATCTATGAGAATATGTGTTTACTGTTGCAGCCTAATTCTAGGATTGGTTGGAGCGCCAGAGAAGGGGTTTCAGATGGGATATACCAGTTTCTGCTTCTACGCAGCATTGTAAAGCGTTACCCTGCAGGCAGATGCACTTTTGAAGATGTGTAGGAATAGGGCTCTTAGCTTCCATACTACCAAATTATATTCACGCTGCAGGCCAGATGTTTGTGCACGTTCATTCCTTGCTACACAGAGCGAAAAATAGTATCAGCCCTAAGtgttcagtcccccccccccccacacacacaatctctTGTATGTGAGCTGCAAGTTCTGTACACAGTCAGGTTTGGTAATGACTAAGCACAGATTTTCTTATTCTAGAGCAGACCTGAAGAATCTGTGTCCTACTCAACTAAAATCAGCCAGATCGTGCATTGTGGTCTACAAGCTACTTGCCAACTTTCATTTCTGGCAGGAAAGCAAAACCAGGAGGTGCATCAAATCCCTAATGGGCCACATACCTGGCTTCTTGAGTTGAGTGCAGCTCATGGATCATGTTATGCAGGATTGAACTAGGGCAACTTCACTTAGTGATTTTTCTAGTCTTGGTGGCAGAAACCTGGTTCATGCTTAGAAACAATATCCTTTTTTTCTTCAGAACATGTAATGTAAACACTCCTGGATTATAAACTTTCTCTTCATTAGTATCTACAGTTGTGTGTCAGAACACCTTTGTTCTTCCACATGCATATATTTTCCTCCATGTGCTGTAGCTTTCCAGAAGTGCTATAGACTCTGGCAATTTCCATTCTTCTTTTCCATGCTAACCTGCTTGTTCTTCAACCAATTCATTTCCcatgttatttttttaatgcagctAAAAGAGGCATGGCTGTCATTATATGCCTCATTCTAGGACAAGCACATTGCATTCCCAGAAAGTGGAGCCAGCGAACAAGACTAGTATTTAAGAAGTGCCCAGCCTTAACCACTTTCTGTTGAGAATATTTCATATAGACAAAAATGCAGGATATAAAAAGCAATATATTTCATGGTGGTTATTGGTTTCACAAAAGAGGGTTATCTTGCTGCCTGCATTTGGGACTTGAATTTTTAAGATATCAGAGTGACTTCTAGAGGGGCtgtaaaagacctctacctgagaccctggggagctgctgccagccagagtagacaataataGTCTTGATAATCCAATggttggtataaggcagcttcaagtgttcATGTGTTTGCTTTTTCTCAAATTTTCTGTTGAAGAGTCATGTGTAACCACATAGCTTGTCACCATTTTGGTGAGACTGCCATGTGACCACTGGTCATAAAGCTTTTCTTGCATGTCAGGAAAAAAACAGTTTGTTCATTTGGACTTCCGTAAATGGGGCACAGGAGTCAGTTAATTTTACATTACAGAACTGATCATTACCAAACTTAGTTAGGTTATTTTTCTGTGTCAGGATTCTCTAGTACAAAAAGGTATCTCAGTTCATGTTGTCTAAGGACATGCAAGAACGCA from Eublepharis macularius isolate TG4126 chromosome 2, MPM_Emac_v1.0, whole genome shotgun sequence harbors:
- the EGLN3 gene encoding prolyl hydroxylase EGLN3, which produces MPLGHIMRLDLEKIALDYIVPCLHDIGFCYLDNFLGELVGDCVLERVKQMHYDGELQDGQLAGQHNGISKRHLRGDQIKWIAGTEEGCEAINFLLSLIDRLVMYCGSRLGKYYVKERSKAMIACYPGNGTGYVRHVDNPNGDGRCITCIYYLNKNWDSKLHGGILRIFPEGKSYVADVEPIFDRLLFFWSDRRNPHEVQPSYATRYAMTVWYFDAEERAEAKKKFRNLVDAGKTEAVLNED